In Oryzias melastigma strain HK-1 linkage group LG16, ASM292280v2, whole genome shotgun sequence, a single genomic region encodes these proteins:
- the LOC112143581 gene encoding tumor necrosis factor receptor superfamily member 6B, translating into MCFKLWSSLQLFLAVLLLLPALLCKEDAVSTYCDPSTGEILTCKKCEPGTYMAAHCTATTDTKCLPCRANHYTALWNYLPRCLYCNNICTRNQEVEIQCSATNNRVCRCKQGYYMKDDFCISHSQCGPGHGVQTKGTSKQDTVCEKCAHGFSSRSTSALDVCVKHQECADGQLPLFTGPVYHDALCGSCEDLASDSETSGL; encoded by the exons atgtgttttaaacttTGGTCTTCTCTACAGCTTTTTTTGGCAGTTCTGCTCCTGCTGCCTGCGCTCCTCTGTAAGGAGGATGCTGTATCCACCTACTGCGATCCATCCACTGGTGAAATCCTCACATGCAAGAAGTGTGAACCAGGAACATACATGGCAGCTCACTGCACAGCCACCACAGACACCAAGTGTTTGCCGTGTAGGGCAAACCACTACACCGCGCTGTGGAACTACCTGCCCAGATGTTTGTACTGCAACAACATCTGCACGCGGAACCAAGAGGTGGAGATACAGTGTTCTGCCACCAACAACAGGGTCTGCCGGTGCAAACAAGGTTACTACATGAAGGATGACTTCTGTATCAGCCATTCACAATGTGGCCCTGGACATGGAGTTCAGACCAAAG GTACCTCCAAACAGGATACTGTGTGTGAAAAATGCGCACATGGCTTCTCCTCCAGGTCCACATCCGCGCTGGATGTGTGCGTAAAGCATCAGGAGTGTGCAGATGGGCAGCTCCCGCTCTTCACTGGTCCTGTGTACCACGACGCACTGTGTGGCTCCTGCGAGGATCTTGCAAGTGATA